The sequence GTGAGGAAAACATCAATGCCTCCCAAGACACCAATACTGATGCTCAATGCTTCTGCTTGCTTCATGTTTATCACTCCTAATCGCTAGATTGCCAAATACTCGATCCACCAAGGGGCACATCAAACTAAACAAGCGTTGAATCCGTCTTGGAGATTCATTTGTTCGAGGTTGCGACCAATAAAGATCAGCTCGTTACGACGGGTTTCGTCCGGCTTCCAAGGCTTGCCCGGGCGACCGTCTAGGGTCATATGAACCCCTTGAAATACAAACCGGCGCTCCATATCGTGGGCGTTTAGAATGCCTTTCATGCGAAATAGATCGGGACCGTGGGCTTGGACTAACTGGTAGAGCCAGCGATTAATCTTGTCCGTATCGATTGCGCCCGGTTCGTTAATCGCAACCGAATACACCGAATCATCATGCTCGTGGGCCGATTCATCGAGAAATTCCGGATCGATCGCCAGGGCATTCTTGAGATCGAAAGATTGAACCCCCAAGACGGAATCCAGCGACAGATCGCAATAATTGGTGGTGTGGATTTTCGCGATCGCATTGATGCCGCGCACCTTCTGCTTCAGCGTTTCCAAACTATCGGGTGCAACCAACTCCGCCTTATTCAGCAGAATAATGTCGGCAAAAGCAATCTGCTCTTGGGCTTCTTCGCTTTCCCAATGCTGAGTAATATGCTTGACATCCACGACCGTGACGACGGAATCGAGCTGCGTTTGTCGAAGCATCACTTCATCTGTGAAAAAAGACTGAATCACGGGGGCTGGATCGGCAAGCCCAGTCGTTTCAATGAGAAGGTGATCGAAGCGATCGCGCCGATCCATTAAATTACCAATAATGCGAATTAAGTCCTCTCGAACGGTACAGCAAATGCAGCCGTTATTCATCTCTAGAACTTCTTCATCAGCATCAATGACGAGCTGATTATCAATACCAATCTCACCAAATTCATTAACAATGACCGCAACACGCTTGTTGTGCTCTTCCGTCAAAATTCGGTTTAATAATGTTGTTTTTCCTGCACCTAAATAGCCAGTAAGAACTGTGACAGGAACTTTTTGCGTTATAGCCATTACCCTTGTACGAGGATCGTATCAAAAAAATAAAGCTGCCGTTTGATCGAGATAAGGATCGAACACTGCCGAGCTTTAGTAAATCATACAGCCAAGTAATGAACCGTATAACGTATCACGATTTAAAAAGATTGCCATGAAAACTGTTGACAAACTTTAACGGGAAGTTCCCTCAAAATCTATTTAACCAACTTGAGCGATCGCTCAAGTTACTCCCCTTAATTCCCCCGTACCAAGCCGGAAAGCCAATAGAATTATTCCTTTTTCTCCATCATCTGTTGTGACATTTTCAATACTGTTTTGCGGGGAATAAACCGTACACTCAATTGAGTTTAAAGTCCAAAAGATACCTCATTAACTTTCACTAATTTGCCTTTCATCATCGCCTCATAACCACACGGAGTAAAAGACTCAGCGGATGCAGCTTAGTTCCATAAGGTGTTGCCTTCCAGGTCTCCTGCTGCTACAAAAGCACTAGCCACAGCGCCAGGG is a genomic window of Roseofilum reptotaenium CS-1145 containing:
- a CDS encoding CobW family GTP-binding protein, whose amino-acid sequence is MAITQKVPVTVLTGYLGAGKTTLLNRILTEEHNKRVAVIVNEFGEIGIDNQLVIDADEEVLEMNNGCICCTVREDLIRIIGNLMDRRDRFDHLLIETTGLADPAPVIQSFFTDEVMLRQTQLDSVVTVVDVKHITQHWESEEAQEQIAFADIILLNKAELVAPDSLETLKQKVRGINAIAKIHTTNYCDLSLDSVLGVQSFDLKNALAIDPEFLDESAHEHDDSVYSVAINEPGAIDTDKINRWLYQLVQAHGPDLFRMKGILNAHDMERRFVFQGVHMTLDGRPGKPWKPDETRRNELIFIGRNLEQMNLQDGFNACLV